In Spinacia oleracea cultivar Varoflay chromosome 5, BTI_SOV_V1, whole genome shotgun sequence, a single window of DNA contains:
- the LOC110785114 gene encoding uncharacterized protein, which translates to MSRISFICPEIMSSTRIKADPGAPTMYLRKNFQAEIEKEKMGNPNLTNWFLIPYNQENHWNLYMMDLRRGCVYIFDSARDPRRTDYAWGILSLAYQVYKCNGGSCPNKTSFKSCKPIHIECAQQIGGTECGYYVMKFMLEIVTLHDYEGRLDEVTGLYSEDCTLC; encoded by the exons ATGTCTCGGATTTCGTTCATTTGTCCTGAGATTATGTCAAGCACTAGAATCAAGGCCGACCCTGGAGCGCCAACAATGTATTTGAGAAAAAATTTCCaagctgaaattgaaaaggagaagatgggtaatcctaacctaaccaattggtttttaatcccatataatcaaga aaatcattggaatttatacatgatggacctacgtagaggttgtgtatatattttcgattctgctagagatccacgtcgaacagattatgcatggggaatcttgagttt ggcataccaagtgtacaagtgcAATGGTGGGAGTTGTCCGAATAAAACGAGTTTTAAGTCGTGTAAACCCATTCATATAGAG tgtgctcaacaaatcggcggaacggagtgtggctattacgttatgaagttcatgttaGAGATAGTCACGTTACATGACTATGAAGGCCGGCTAGATGAGGTAACTG gtctatactccgaggactgcaccttatgctag
- the LOC110785127 gene encoding auxin-responsive protein IAA13-like produces MNSMVNQAKSVANEESKAEFDEMKRKDVMYSAEEKGNAKERVPHKSCLFVKVNMDGVAIGRKVDLNAHSSYESLGLMLEDMFTNGAVEKSSGEELTLMPKMTRPSMLLDGSSDFVLTYEDKDGDRMLVRDVP; encoded by the exons ATGAACAGCATGGTGAACCAAGCTAAATCGGTTGCGAATGAAGAAAGCAAGGCAGAGTTTGATGAAATGAAACGGAAAGATGTTATGTATAGTGCTGAGGAGAAGGGTAACGCCAAGGAGAGAGTTCCACATAAAAGTTGCTTGTTTGTGAAGGTGAATATGGATGGTGTTGCAATTGGAAGGAAGGTCGATCTTAATGCGCACTCGAGCTACGAGTCGTTAGGGCTAATGTTGGAGGATATGTTCACTAATGGAGCTGTTGAGA AATCAAGTGGAGAGGAGCTTACGTTGATGCCCAAAATGACGAGACCTTCAATGTTATTAGATGGATCATCAGATTTTGTGCTTACTTATGAAGATAAAGATGGAGACCGGATGCTTGTTAGAGATGTTCCTTAG